A portion of the Thiohalomonas denitrificans genome contains these proteins:
- the yajC gene encoding preprotein translocase subunit YajC, with translation MSFFISDAFAQAADGAQPSILEALFPFIILFVVFYFLLIRPQSKRAKEHKKLVQELSKGDEVVTQGGVLGKIAEVDENFIVLEVADNVQIKLQRQSVASLMPKGTIKSI, from the coding sequence ATGAGCTTTTTCATCTCTGATGCCTTTGCTCAGGCAGCCGACGGCGCCCAGCCCAGCATTCTGGAGGCGCTGTTTCCTTTTATTATTCTCTTTGTGGTGTTTTACTTCCTGCTCATTCGGCCGCAGTCCAAACGGGCCAAAGAGCACAAGAAACTGGTTCAGGAGCTCTCCAAGGGCGATGAGGTGGTAACCCAGGGTGGCGTACTCGGCAAGATTGCCGAGGTCGATGAGAACTTCATCGTGCTTGAAGTTGCGGATAACGTGCAGATCAAGCTGCAGCGCCAGTCGGTCGCCAGTCTGATGCCCAAGGGCACTATTAAAAGTATCTAA